The following nucleotide sequence is from Gadus macrocephalus chromosome 18, ASM3116895v1.
GTCACACTTCAGGATGCCAATTACACTGTAACTCCTTTACCGTTGAGGAATAACAATTGTCGACGTGAATGCTGTCGACTAATACAGAAAAGAATAAACAATTAGATGTAcccatgtatgcacacacaaacacatgcaaacacacacacacacacacacacacacacacacacacacacctgctattTCCACCCCATAGTGCACTGGCTTGTGTCTGACTAATTCTTATTAAAATCCGGAAGGTCCTTCTTTGCTCGCCTCTCTAAAGCTCTTAATTATCTTAAAACTTTCAGTCTAAACACTTTTAATGACACAGCATCGTCCTGATCCCTTGACATAAATCTTGCGCTAGAGAGCAATGGCTGGGTTATTAAATGTCCCATTTATAATTCCATATGTCATCTTATTTTGAGATGAATACAAACGATGGCTATTTAGTAAGTCGTTTTTCATCCAATAATACAGTAaatccatgtgtgtttgtctgtgtgagtctgtgtgcctgtgtgtacatgagtgcgtgtgtgcacaagtacatgtgtgtgtgtgtgtgtgtgtgtgtgtgtgtgtgtgtgtgtgtgtgtgtgtgtgtgtgtgtgtgtatgtctgtgtgttagcgCACGCGTCTGCAAGGCACACACAGCAAACCCATACCTAAGTGTGCCCAGTGTTCCTCAtgctgcgtgtatgtgtgtgtgtgtgtgtgtgtgtgtgtgtgtgtgtgtgtgtgtgtgtgtgtgtgtgtgtgtgtgtgtgtgtgtgtgtgtgtgtgtgtgtgtgtgtgtgtgtgtgtgtttctccttcACTCTGGCAGAGGCCTTCATCCCTCCGACACCCTCCTCATCGTGTATTACACAGGAGCCATACGAGGCTTCCATGGCTCCCTtcacccccatctcctcctcctcctccttctcctcctacaccacctccacctccacctcctcctcctcctcctcctacccgtCCTCCCTGGCTTGCCTGGGCCTCGCCGACCACCAGCACAGCCACCCTGCCGCCCTCTCACTGGAGGCCCCGGCCCATTCATTCCCGGGCCCCCGAGCCCCCCGCAACACCCAGTATGCTCACCAAGCTATACTAGCAGGTACCTCACTGATCCCACcgtccatccctccatcactaaccccactcaccccctcccccgctcacCCTACTAACACGCGAGTGGTCGACGGGCCGACACGCAGGACCACTAACAATGCGATTGATTTAAGTCTGTGATTCTTAGAATAAGTCGTTTCATTTCTAAGCACATTTGTATTATACGTTCCTAGAACCAATGATGGGACTTTTTTAGACATGAACACTCTGTTGTAGGACTTTGAGTTTGCCCGATATCCCCCTTTTACATGTGTCCAGACATCACTGTCATATGTAAATACAAATAACCCAGGTGCTAAAGGTCCCAAGTAACCTAGATACGTGTTCCACCTGCTGCTGACTACAACTGACCAACTCTGGCCAACCAATTGTTGAACCCAAACGTGTAGCTGCGAAAACCCAGCAGCAGCGTTGGCAGTGAGAGCGGACTCTCGCCTGATTCCTCGAGAACACAGATACTGTATTATGTAGCTCGGCGGACACAGGCTAGTCACAAGGCCTCCTCATTAGAGAGCCGtcgagagcaggggggggggggggggttgccctCTGAGACGGCCCTCGCTAGCTCTCTCTGACAATGTCGCCGGGGCCTCTTTCTGCCACACAGGGCCCGCAACgtatcccccaccccctctaacGTCCACtagaccctctctctcactagaaaagagagagagagagagagagagagggaaaatcAGACGTCAGCGTCAATTAAAGGAGTTGAATGTGGAGGGAACGTACGCCTTTGAGCCGAGGGGGGCTCTGTGGAGGGAGGCCAGCGCCACGCCTGGTCGTTACTGGCCCGGCTCAGACCCAGCTAATggatagaagaggaggaggaggaggaggaagaggatgctTATGGCGTGTAGCAAGGGGAGGCTGCTATATTTAGATGGGATCAAATAGAAATCTATAGTGTGGTGGGTCTCTCGTGGCGTATATAGGTGGACGAGCGGATTGCTTTGTTTGTTCTCCACACAGTGGCCGAATCGGGTGGCGATCTCGATCGATGTTTGAAAGGCGTAGATGGAGCAGTCTTGTTTGTGGCGTTTGTGGAGGCGCAGAGAGAAAAGTGTGTGTTGGACAGTCAGGACTGTTGGTGGTGGCGCTCTGTCCCGTGTCTGACGGAAACGTATAGGAAAAAGGCTCTGCCCGGAAGTCTAACCCTGGATTATTTGCTGTTCGTGGACAGCACTGTGTCACGTTGTGTCGTCAAACGCGGTGACACCGGTGACCCAGCTGTCATGTCTAACGATTAAGGAGGTGTGTGTCATTTTGATCTAGCGCCCCCGATGGAAATATGAatcatgtgtttttgttttcctctctccGCGCAGGTCGGGACATGGCCAACACCACCTTACCCGGGTACCCCCCCCACGTCCCACCTACAGGCCAGGGCAGCTATCCAACCTCCACCCTCGCTGGAATGGTTCCTGGTAAGCCTGAGCACTGTTCATTGGCTCATATCGCATTAGGCCACGTTTAACAGATGGAACTGTCCTCTGTGCAAACAAATGAAACCGATGAGAAGCGCACACGGGGAAACGTGTAGAAAAAACGCCGCCCCCAAATTGCCACCAGGAAATGCAATGAATATTGACCTGTGGGGctaacagacgcacacattccTCCAtcgcctccctctctgtgtgtgtgattggattAGACAGGCTGAATAAATGATCCGATGCCGGGGAAGAGGACAGTGGCTCTCACCACCACCGGTCCTGTCCCtcctcaatccccccccccctccctcctctcccccctcccctccacctccctcattcccttccctccctcattcCCTGATTCGGCTCATTATCTGCCTTGCGTTGTCCGTTCTCATTCGGGGCCGTCAATAAAACCGTGGtccccggtctctctctccccccccccccccccccccctccctccctccctccctccctccctctctcctccattccCCTGCCCCCGTGCTtcctatccccccctcccccccagcccatcCCACACTACTTAACCTGCAGTTCAGGTTCACAGCAAACAGTTAAGGGTcaaaaagcagcagcagcaggaagaggGGTGTCGTTGTGTCGGCAGCACGGGATCCCGGTGAATATTGAAATGACCGTCCCTCAGAGGCAGGTCCCGGATCGGGTTTCACcagtgggggcaggggggcgggggggaaacACCCGTTTGGTGCTACTGGGTTTCCCTTGTTCACCGGCGGCATCACCATCACATAGGCTCAACAGCGGCGGCACAGCTGTGCTACTGAATGGCGGGTTTTTAGCTTTGAGGTGATTAACCCATGCGGAGAAGGGAAGCAGATCAGGTGTACAGCTGTGTAAGCAAATCATCGGCTAATCACACGCAAGGCATCAaacgggggtggaggggggagtgaagaggggtggggggggtctccttgttacttttgaACGAAGAGCCACCAGATTGCTCCTCCAGGTGGTTTCAACCCGTTTTTTCGGTCgttatattgtttttttatgttcatCACTCTCACTTTTCTGGAGTGATGTGGTTATTTAACTGTCTTATCTGACACTGTTTCCCCAAACAGTGAAGAGCCTTAATCCAACACCGTGGTGTTTGGGTGTTTAGACGATCCATTCATCCACCTCTCTGCAACTTCTCTGAGATTTAGAGACAGGCCATAACAGCAGTAAATTAAAGGCATTTCTCACCCGCTCTTTTAAATCAAGCCTTTTATGGTCTCATAAAAGGAGGAAACACAGTGAACCAACAGCAATGCACACGGACATGCCCTTAGCCACTCGCACTGCAATGAATTTCCTCTTTTCGCCAAACGTTAGAGCTCTAACAGTGAAGGTGCTACGACAGAAGATGTTAAAAGCTGTCCAAGAAGGGGCTGCAAGATTTATGGCGCCATTTCAAAATTTTAGGCATGCAGTCATTTATTACCACTAGGTATTTATTAGAATAGTACGGAACAGACTTGAGTATGAAGAATGGGCAGATATCCACAAATGGGAAAGCTGCCTTTACCGTCACATCCCGCATTGTTCAGTGTCGCATAACTTAAGTGAAATGAAAAAGAAATAAATTACTTGGTTGACTGGCCCCACATATAGATGGCTATCATTTCCCTCTCAAATTGCATCCTGTTTGAATGATGAGAAACGGCAGCATGTGAGAAGGTAATGGTTTTGACGTATTGAAATGctaattgatttgtttttttgtttttcagggAGCGAGTTTtcgggaaacccctactctcaTCCACAGTACACAAGTTACAACGAGGCATGGCGATTCAGCAACCCAGCACTACTAAGTGAGTAGAGGTTTACATTGGCATCATTTTTTGAACAGTATCCTAATGTTGATTAtgttttgataataataattattatttatattattattaaagcatTAATGATATAAGGATACTGTTCCAAAAGTGTAATCATTTTTATTATAACAATAATAGCAATCCTAACAATAATACTAAAATAATACTGTAAATAATTTTaacataataattatattttttgaACTGTTGGCTGAAGGAGGTCGACTCTGTCGTTGTGTAACAAAGAAATGGCAGTCAATATTATTGTTGTTCAAATGGCTCGTTCTTCTGTTAACTTCCAGGTTCCCCTTATTATTATAGTGCCGCATCGAGAGGCTCCGCCCCTCCCACTGCTGCCACTGCCTATGACCGTCACTAGTTACCATGGAAACCAAATCAATCTTCAGGACCATGGGCTCGGCCTCCGTATTGCCCCGGTGTGAGCGGCACGGTCGGCTGGACACTGGGCGAGTGTAGCCCCCGCTCACACAATGAGGAACTAATCTTTTTGTTTTCGCTGGGACTTCAAACTGGAAACTTCTCACTCCACAATTTTCCAACGTTCAACATCAACCCCCTCCACAACTCATCCCAGTCCACAAGACGCTCGATATTCCCAGAGACGTTGATGACTGACATTGTCATGAAGTACAAAATCCAGTGACTCCAGTAATTCAAAATGAGGAGAGCTCATTTACAAAGAGCCATCAACACGCTGAGACAGCTTTTGGAAGGTTCCAGCacaagttttatttatttttttgtttctccGTCACGGAACATCCACGAGACGCTGTACGTTCTCCGTGGAACGTATCAAGAGGTCTGCCCCCCGTGAGCTTGCAGTCTATCAGCTTCCGTCTCCCCGTCGGTCTTCCACTCACAGGGCCgtgcagcgagagagaggcgagCATAGGACATTGGTGATGCCAACCGGGGTGGTGGCTGTTGTGTTTTTCTAGGATTTTTACGTTGATCCATCTTGAACTTGCAGTTACTAATTAACCAAACCAACCCCGACATTCAGCATGAATATTGCGCTTCAACGGATGCTGTGAGAAGATTAGGATATGTTCTCTGTGAAACACAATCAAGATGtaaaaataaaagtacaaaaaaaaatatgatgaagcattgatttaaaaaaagaaatggagGGAGCCATGAACCTATATTATTATGGCCCTCTGTTTGCAAGGTTTCAATAAACTAGTAAATATATTCTTAAaataattttttatttcatttttataaTTGGTAATGACTTGTGTTGTCTTACTATAGCAGACTGCTTGACGATAGCATTTTCGATTTCTTTATCAGGATCAAAAAAATTAAACGGATCATCCAGGCAACATCTTTGTGTTAATTTTGCACTATTTTGGAGGTTTGCCTCATTGCTGAGGCAGGATGATGCCTACAGCGATGAGGACGGGGTTTGATTGAGTATGATGTGCGAAGGCAAAAGCGAATCGAAAAACATTTTTGGGAAGTGAAAAAGGCACTTGTGGTTTCAAATGGTTGTTGTTCTTCACTCTGATATGCATTTGTAATTAAAGGCTTTAGTAATGGTTTACTACTGTTTGACAGGCCCGCtggatttattttgtttgttatgTCACTGCCTTTACATGCACTATTGCTATTTACAGTACGTTGGACCTTATGAACCCTCCTTTTTAAGTTGATTAAGTCTTTGGCATTTAACTACAGCATTGGATTTGAGTCTTTCAAAAAACAATTTTCAAATCAACATTGCTGTTGCTACATTTGACAGCAATTATGCAAACAAGGCTATAAATACATTAACCAAATTCACTCTGATAACACTCTTAGTCAACAATGAAGCAAATAATTCAGCGAACAGCAGGACCATTTTTCCGTTAATGCCTTAAACCTGTTTtcctgcaagcacacacgactctgtgtgtttttaagCCAAGGTGTTGTGAAGGTGAAATTTGTCTCGTAAAAATCAAGGGATGGACTGTTTAAAAGATCCCTCAGACAATTGCTGCAACTGAATGTATTTATTGCATTTGCCAAAGACTTATTTCTCGTTATTGTTTATTTACAGCCTCCCTATAATCGTCATGAGagcagtattattattattattattggtaaAAACACCCATTCTTCATGATGAAAGTATATGTATAAATTCTATGCAGTGCAAAGATGGTCCTCATATGCATATTGAGCTGTCACCCTAAAGGTAGGTGGATATTATTTAATGTTATTTACAAATTGTTCGTtattagattattattttttcggTGAGTGTTGTGTGAAGACACCCCTTCTGTAAATACAGTCAAAGAAAACTTGTCATTCTTGTTCATTGGTATTATCACTTTCATTATACTGGTCTCACTtgtacaaaaataaaagtgtctgaaatcttTTACGTAAAGGGGCTGCAGCACTGTCTTTCCGATTCTGTTAAACTGGTGTCGAAAGAGAAAGCACAATATCATAGTCAAAACCATGATACGAGAGAGAAAATACTGTATCAATATTTTTGAAAGAAACGACAAATTCAGATTAGATATACTTTGACATAACTCCCCTAGCAAAGTGTCTGCCCCTAAACTTGACATCTCTAAACACAACGTCTGTGTGTCACGAGCTAAATGGGTCTCAGCTCCCCCTATATACGGCCAGCCAAGTGCACCTCACGTACAATGTGGAAATCGTGTCTGAGTTGACTAATTACCCGGTCTTTAGCaaatctccagtgtttaaaCAAAGGCTGTCTAAACAAACACCGTGCTGTAATGAATTCGCTGAATTAATGAGAACATTTTGAGATAAACGTATTGACTTTCTCCTGATATAAAGATCCTGTGGTGACTGTGAAGGGGGCTACAGTGAGAAAGAGCctctgaatgtgttttttctctctctctccatgattTGGATCAGTGAGCAGCACATAACACTGTTTAACCTCGCTGTGCCTTTTTGGTAAAGCTGAATTAATTTTTCTAGCAGTTTGCCTCAATTCAATTTGTGGTAAGTTGCAGTGAGAGGTTTATGCATGAAATCCCTCTTAGAGCTTATTTTCTCTCCTTTTCTGCTGTAATCCCTCCAGTACCCCTGCCACTCTGTGTGACTTAGGGATATCATAATTGATTTACAACAAGTGGACACTGTGCTGACTCCTGCCCTTGTGTGATTTGAGAAGAATTTAGGTTTGTGTGCAAGATAATGACAATCAACAAAGAGAGAAGTATAAATGTAATAGGATGTCAgacatgtgtgtctgttgtgaaCAGCAATCATATTCCATTTGCATGTTCGCTCAAACTCTGACCCCTCCAATTTTGCCAGGCATTCATTGCAATGCAGCACTATTATATTTTGCTGTATCCAGTTGGGATGCatgggaaataaacaaaatcccCCAAATATATGCAATTTCTACCAAATCCCAACAACCTTATATGGACGAAATTCATAGGTTCACATCATATACAGTACAGCATGACTTGAGTTGGTACTGAGGAACTGGAACTCTTCCCTCTGCCTCTTCCCCTAGACGGGTATTCCCAGTGGTGAAATTATTCCATTTGGTGGATAACTTTTATTTGTCATACTCCTGTCTAAATTGGCATCTCTGGTTTGTCTTGAAGAAACCATTACACTGAAAAGCTGGATGCATCCGTCAATCAAGTGCATCTCCGAAACGTTATGCCAGATGATGGCATCATATCTtcatacacacatgtgtatagatatatatatatatccaaatTAGAAAGGCACTAAAGGGCACCTGTCTTGTGCTTTTGCTAATCAATCTTAACAATATAGGTAACTTTAGAGGTTAGAGGTTAAATTGAGAAGTTCTCTCAATTCTGTGTGGCTCAAACTCGAAAAGACTGGTTGTACCCACAAAGAATTGTTATTCTGATGACCTATATCCGAGCAGTCATTCAAACTCATTCAGTAGCTTGCATTATAATGTCAGATAACAATGGCAATGTACCGTGACACTAAACTCACACAGATCATGCGCACACATCAAGCACTGTGACCACTACAGTCGGCCCCACGTCGGTCCTACCGTGGCAATGGATTTGTCAAACCTCGTATCAGTGTACAGCGTGTTATACTGTTCATCATAGCGCCACGATGGCAGAGCTAACTGTTTAACACAGAGCTGCTCTGTACTGCTACTCCCAAAGCCGTACTGCCGTCTATAATTTGGTTGCCAGGCcgcacgtgtgcatgtgtgtgtgtgtgtgtgcgcgcgtgtatgtgtgtgtgtctgtgtgtgtgtgtcaagtgtaCAATAAATCCTCTGGATGTTATCATTCCGCAGAGACACGTCAGGAAGCAgaggggaagggaaggaggaggagggggaggagggtgcttCCAAGATATGAAAACGCAATTCACGTCTTTATATCCGAATCCTAGTTTGGCATTATGAAACAGGAAATAGATCTGCTGCTTTATGTGCTGTATCTAATTGGATTTCCCGATGTATAATACGATACTTCACCGGTATCCATCAATTGCTG
It contains:
- the LOC132446339 gene encoding paired box protein Pax-2-like isoform X2 — its product is MVVIGLKQRLPLSLSCRIIRTKVQQPFHPSPDGTSLSTPGHTIVPSTVSPPVTTASNDPVGSYSINGILGIPRSNGEKRKRDEDGSDGSGPNSDSQGSVESLRKHLRADAFTQQQLEALDRVFERPSYPDVFSTPEHIKPEQANEYSLPALNTGGMDEVKPSLSSSANPDLGPSVSQNYPVEAFIPPTPSSSCITQEPYEASMAPFTPISSSSSFSSYTTSTSTSSSSSSYPSSLACLGLADHQHSHPAALSLEAPAHSFPGPRAPRNTQYAHQAILAGRDMANTTLPGYPPHVPPTGQGSYPTSTLAGMVPGSEFSGNPYSHPQYTSYNEAWRFSNPALLMPHREAPPLPLLPLPMTVTSYHGNQINLQDHGLGLRIAPV
- the LOC132446339 gene encoding paired box protein Pax-2-like isoform X1, whose protein sequence is MVVIGLKQRLPLSLSCRIIRTKVQQPFHPSPDGTSLSTPGHTIVPSTVSPPVTTASNDPVGSYSINGILGIPRSNGEKRKRDEGEREFYGSDGSGPNSDSQGSVESLRKHLRADAFTQQQLEALDRVFERPSYPDVFSTPEHIKPEQANEYSLPALNTGGMDEVKPSLSSSANPDLGPSVSQNYPVEAFIPPTPSSSCITQEPYEASMAPFTPISSSSSFSSYTTSTSTSSSSSSYPSSLACLGLADHQHSHPAALSLEAPAHSFPGPRAPRNTQYAHQAILAGRDMANTTLPGYPPHVPPTGQGSYPTSTLAGMVPGSEFSGNPYSHPQYTSYNEAWRFSNPALLMPHREAPPLPLLPLPMTVTSYHGNQINLQDHGLGLRIAPV
- the LOC132446339 gene encoding paired box protein Pax-2-like isoform X3; amino-acid sequence: MVVIGLKQRLPLSLSCRIIRTKVQQPFHPSPDGTSLSTPGHTIVPSTVSPPVTTASNDPVGSYSINGILGIPRSNGEKRKRDEGEREFYGSDGSGPNSDSQGSVESLRKHLRADAFTQQQLEALDRVFERPSYPDVFSTPEHIKPEQANEYSLPALNTGGMDEVKPSLSSSANPDLGPSVSQNYPVEAFIPPTPSSSCITQEPYEASMAPFTPISSSSSFSSYTTSTSTSSSSSSYPSSLACLGLADHQHSHPAALSLEAPAHSFPGPRAPRNTQYAHQAILAGRDMANTTLPGYPPHVPPTGQGSYPTSTLAGMVPGSEFSGNPYSHPQYTSYNEAWRFSNPALLSSPYYYSAASRGSAPPTAATAYDRH